The following proteins are encoded in a genomic region of Leptospira fainei serovar Hurstbridge str. BUT 6:
- a CDS encoding serine hydrolase domain-containing protein — translation MNKNNSRILISKSIYDLRVRNPMDVRVSLIAVSTLIAFEFFSCASAPPVRPKEGIRGNLNFVRDIALYKLRERMKSEGIVGSGITIVDGERTVISAGLGKASAENEVTENTIFKVGSLSKIFTGIAILQLAENGKVVLDDPAEKYIPELKGLSSRFPDAKPFTIRQLLTHHSGLPSDIFDDWKLSDHSYERYPYNELPPLLQGIHLTRKPDTAFAYSNLGFSILGIIVERASGYRFEDYMKVYIFGPAGMKNTSFYDDLPENRKASGYVGRFWKSEMKVPKIRDIAAGSLSTTPEDMGSFIKALFTRTRYGNRLLTNRSFNEFHAKQNKGIERDLDFEIGLPLWRFRDDKNNLVFAGHGGDLPPFASYFLLDPERETGIFIVSNTLTSGSAGLEDLAIDLLSLASEAKSGKAITLPGKTRLEKNPNKEELLSWKKWEGYYASPLGLHKLEIGNKNPSLNLFSFNISLHPLQDGDFVPKLPTLFGLFELAGDNLEQFRISFHEFSGQPALAFSTIRIPRGGVLGIAEKVEPYPLPPEWEDRLHLYRPECMDQGDILDKVQFEYDSSSGFILMHLFLKLPWANTEEVFPVKPVDKNSVIILGHGRNLGDNLTFSSDEKGEILSYSGHRMRRVRIVSSDSHSKITRNKTIGCPVNVPLSNLLKNLNSLRQRQQE, via the coding sequence ATGAATAAGAATAATAGTCGGATCTTGATTTCAAAATCCATATACGACTTACGAGTTAGAAACCCAATGGATGTTCGAGTATCTTTAATTGCAGTCTCAACCTTGATCGCTTTCGAATTTTTTTCCTGTGCGAGTGCGCCTCCCGTTCGCCCGAAAGAGGGAATCAGGGGAAATTTAAATTTTGTTCGGGATATTGCACTCTACAAATTACGAGAACGAATGAAATCCGAAGGAATTGTAGGTTCGGGGATTACTATCGTTGACGGAGAACGAACCGTAATCAGCGCCGGATTGGGAAAAGCATCCGCCGAAAACGAAGTCACCGAAAATACGATTTTTAAAGTGGGCTCCCTGTCCAAAATATTTACCGGAATCGCGATTTTGCAACTAGCGGAGAACGGAAAAGTAGTATTGGATGATCCCGCAGAAAAATATATTCCGGAGCTCAAAGGGTTATCTTCAAGGTTTCCCGACGCAAAACCGTTTACGATTCGACAACTTTTAACGCACCATTCCGGTTTACCTTCGGATATTTTTGACGACTGGAAGCTGTCCGACCATTCTTACGAAAGATATCCATACAATGAACTCCCGCCTTTATTGCAAGGAATTCACTTAACGAGGAAGCCGGATACTGCTTTTGCATATAGTAATTTAGGCTTTTCTATATTAGGAATTATTGTAGAGAGAGCGAGCGGATATCGATTCGAGGATTATATGAAGGTATACATATTCGGACCCGCCGGTATGAAAAATACCAGCTTTTACGACGATCTTCCCGAAAACAGAAAGGCCAGCGGTTATGTCGGCAGATTTTGGAAGTCGGAAATGAAAGTACCCAAAATTCGGGACATTGCCGCCGGTTCTCTTTCCACAACGCCGGAGGATATGGGATCATTTATAAAAGCGTTATTTACTAGAACAAGATATGGAAACAGACTTCTGACTAATAGAAGTTTTAACGAATTCCATGCAAAGCAAAACAAAGGAATAGAAAGGGATTTGGACTTCGAGATAGGATTACCTCTATGGAGATTCCGAGACGATAAAAATAACCTAGTTTTTGCCGGCCATGGCGGAGATTTACCCCCTTTTGCCTCCTATTTTCTATTGGATCCGGAAAGGGAAACCGGAATCTTTATAGTCTCCAATACTTTAACGTCAGGATCCGCAGGATTAGAGGATCTTGCGATCGATTTGTTATCTCTTGCATCCGAGGCCAAATCCGGAAAGGCGATAACATTACCGGGAAAAACCAGGTTAGAAAAAAATCCGAATAAAGAGGAACTTCTATCTTGGAAAAAATGGGAAGGTTACTATGCCTCTCCACTCGGGCTGCACAAACTTGAAATAGGAAATAAAAATCCGAGTTTAAATCTGTTCTCTTTCAATATTTCACTTCATCCTCTTCAGGACGGAGATTTCGTTCCGAAACTGCCGACGTTATTCGGCCTCTTCGAGCTAGCCGGCGATAATCTCGAACAGTTTAGAATCTCGTTTCATGAATTTTCAGGTCAACCTGCCCTGGCATTCTCTACGATTCGAATTCCAAGAGGAGGAGTTTTGGGAATTGCCGAAAAGGTGGAGCCCTACCCTCTCCCGCCGGAGTGGGAAGATCGATTGCATTTGTACAGGCCGGAATGTATGGATCAAGGTGATATATTAGACAAAGTGCAATTTGAATACGATAGCTCTTCCGGTTTCATCTTAATGCATCTGTTTCTGAAATTGCCTTGGGCAAATACGGAGGAAGTATTTCCGGTCAAACCGGTGGATAAAAACTCCGTAATTATTTTGGGCCACGGTAGAAATCTAGGAGATAACTTGACGTTCAGCAGCGATGAAAAAGGAGAAATCTTATCCTACTCCGGTCATAGAATGCGGCGAGTGAGAATCGTTAGCTCGGATTCCCATAGCAAAATCACGCGAAATAAAACGATAGGCTGTCCGGTTAACGTACCGTTATCCAATCTTCTCAAGAATTTGAATTCTTTAAGGCAAAGGCAGCAGGAGTAA
- a CDS encoding RNA polymerase sigma factor has translation MRDFTVLVTEAAKGEETAFTELVSRFEKYVQLEAGKRIRDESKAEDLTQEVFLETWKVLPNLRQPEAFPFLLRRLVLKHSDRILRRKDLVSAEFKPETTMGRARSDRDEEAWRKEVLQALEELPNEEKELLNLRYFSELSYEEIARRTGITGGNLKNRLRRSRELLRRNLLTKSDRRDWLEVLHGPMAIAS, from the coding sequence ATGCGCGATTTTACAGTATTAGTAACCGAAGCCGCCAAAGGCGAAGAAACTGCCTTTACCGAATTGGTTTCCCGATTCGAAAAATACGTCCAGCTTGAAGCTGGGAAGCGAATTCGGGACGAATCCAAAGCCGAGGACCTCACACAGGAAGTTTTCTTGGAAACCTGGAAGGTTTTACCGAACCTTCGTCAACCCGAAGCGTTTCCATTTTTATTGCGCAGGTTAGTTTTGAAACATTCCGACAGAATTCTTCGCCGAAAAGATCTCGTTTCGGCCGAATTCAAACCTGAAACGACCATGGGAAGAGCCCGATCGGATCGAGACGAAGAAGCATGGCGAAAGGAAGTGTTGCAGGCCTTGGAAGAACTTCCGAATGAAGAGAAAGAATTACTCAACTTGCGATATTTCAGCGAATTAAGTTATGAGGAAATCGCGAGGAGAACTGGAATCACCGGCGGTAATCTTAAGAATCGCTTGAGAAGGAGCAGGGAATTACTTCGGCGGAATCTATTAACAAAATCTGATCGAAGAGATTGGTTGGAAGTCCTCCACGGACCTATGGCGATCGCGTCCTAA
- the galK gene encoding galactokinase, whose amino-acid sequence MANYSFEALTSVLKSFPAISIESEFRFFSAPARINIIGEHVDYAGGIVLPAAIDFRVSAAVRKNGTDEYRLYSLDFQAYKIARELEYDREHTWANYVLGVVSEAKKRGLSVPGFDLSFGGNIPQGAGLSSSAAVEVVVGYALSELFGWGLSLKEIALLGQAAENKFVGVNCGIMDQLIISVAKKETCISLNTQTLDYEFYPLELRNFEFYLIDSKKKHSLKESGYNERRTEVESATEKIKRLHPELPNLYEAEEKWLETAGLNFLEKKRALHVIGEKKRTNDVIRNLVSGNIPKIGSELFACNDSLSRLFQVTSPETDFIVDWLKSQKVIGARMIGGGFGGCVLVLDFSGRSDSLFSQLNPEYHLKFGHQAEIYHFQISDGVREDR is encoded by the coding sequence ATGGCTAATTATTCCTTCGAAGCGTTAACTTCCGTCCTAAAATCTTTTCCAGCAATTTCGATAGAGAGCGAATTCCGTTTCTTTTCAGCACCGGCACGAATCAACATTATCGGAGAACATGTCGACTATGCCGGCGGAATCGTATTGCCTGCTGCCATAGATTTCCGCGTCTCCGCAGCGGTTCGAAAAAACGGCACCGACGAATACCGTTTGTATTCTCTCGATTTTCAAGCCTACAAAATCGCCAGAGAACTAGAATACGACCGCGAACATACTTGGGCAAACTACGTATTAGGAGTCGTTTCAGAAGCCAAAAAAAGAGGATTATCCGTGCCGGGTTTCGATCTCTCGTTCGGAGGAAATATTCCTCAAGGCGCCGGATTATCCTCCTCTGCGGCGGTGGAAGTCGTGGTCGGCTATGCCCTCTCCGAACTTTTCGGGTGGGGACTTTCTCTTAAAGAAATCGCCTTATTAGGTCAAGCGGCGGAGAATAAATTCGTCGGAGTGAACTGCGGCATTATGGATCAACTGATCATCTCGGTCGCAAAGAAAGAGACCTGTATTTCGCTTAACACGCAAACTCTCGATTATGAATTTTATCCGTTGGAACTACGGAATTTTGAATTCTATTTAATCGATTCCAAAAAAAAACATAGTTTAAAGGAAAGCGGATATAATGAACGCAGAACGGAAGTCGAATCTGCGACGGAAAAAATCAAACGCCTACACCCGGAATTACCCAACCTTTATGAAGCGGAAGAAAAATGGCTGGAAACTGCAGGATTGAATTTTTTAGAAAAGAAGAGAGCTCTCCACGTAATCGGCGAGAAAAAAAGAACAAATGACGTTATTCGAAATTTAGTTTCCGGAAACATCCCGAAAATCGGGTCCGAACTATTTGCCTGCAATGATTCGCTTTCCAGATTGTTTCAAGTTACTTCCCCCGAAACGGACTTTATCGTGGATTGGCTTAAATCCCAAAAAGTGATAGGCGCAAGAATGATCGGAGGTGGATTCGGAGGATGCGTACTTGTCCTGGATTTTAGCGGAAGATCCGATTCTCTTTTTTCCCAATTAAACCCCGAGTACCATCTAAAATTCGGCCATCAGGCAGAAATTTATCATTTCCAAATTTCGGATGGAGTGCGTGAAGATCGTTGA
- a CDS encoding sugar phosphate nucleotidyltransferase gives MNDKAFFPCAGFGTRMQEWTKELPKPLLTVSGIPLIYYSFYWAKRWGVKDAIANSHYHADKLESRLCSFDEFKLQISKEQPIILGTGGGIRTAIDRFWNIEDEFLVINPDFILFPESDFSPWPTQEERNRFDCILYMSEKPPGASYTGLSLSDGKVSFENGDFFYLGLSWMKGPCLSDLQPNVPYDLADTFRELAKKNRIGGKIFPGEFLDLGEKDLYERYRESDFGIRLGDNWKEFIGNLSSGA, from the coding sequence ATGAACGATAAGGCTTTTTTTCCTTGCGCGGGCTTCGGAACGAGAATGCAAGAATGGACGAAAGAACTTCCAAAACCGCTACTCACCGTCTCAGGAATTCCTCTCATCTACTACTCATTTTATTGGGCAAAAAGATGGGGAGTTAAAGATGCGATTGCCAATTCACATTATCATGCCGATAAACTGGAATCTAGACTATGCTCGTTCGATGAATTTAAATTACAAATTTCTAAAGAACAGCCGATCATCCTCGGAACCGGAGGAGGAATTCGAACTGCAATCGATCGATTTTGGAATATAGAAGACGAGTTTCTCGTAATAAATCCGGATTTCATCTTATTTCCGGAATCGGATTTTTCACCTTGGCCGACTCAGGAAGAGCGAAACCGATTCGATTGTATTTTATATATGTCTGAAAAACCTCCGGGTGCGAGTTATACCGGGCTCTCTTTAAGCGACGGAAAAGTCTCATTTGAGAACGGGGATTTTTTCTATTTAGGACTTTCTTGGATGAAGGGACCCTGTTTATCCGATCTTCAACCGAATGTTCCCTATGATCTCGCTGATACGTTCAGAGAGTTGGCAAAAAAGAATCGTATCGGTGGAAAAATTTTTCCAGGAGAATTCTTAGACCTCGGTGAAAAAGACCTTTACGAACGGTATCGTGAATCCGATTTCGGAATTCGCTTAGGAGACAACTGGAAGGAATTTATAGGAAACTTAAGTAGCGGAGCTTAA
- a CDS encoding ClpP family protease, with amino-acid sequence MEPVLPDLILPGVRLDENNLKERKIFLWGQVDDASAKHVIDRLLYLSSEDSTKDITLIINSPGGANTAGMAILDTMNLISNDIRTVCMGLAASFGALLLLSGTKGKRYAYPHSRIMLHQPHVPGRFEAQATDIGIFASMVEKEKKEINRIIAEGTGQPLEIIERDTDRDFWLSAEEAVTYGVIDSIFQAWNSSEATM; translated from the coding sequence ATGGAACCTGTATTACCCGATTTAATACTCCCAGGTGTTCGTCTGGATGAAAATAACTTAAAGGAAAGAAAGATTTTTCTATGGGGACAGGTTGATGATGCCTCCGCTAAGCATGTTATCGATCGACTTCTATATCTATCTTCCGAAGATTCTACTAAAGATATCACGCTAATCATAAATAGTCCTGGTGGCGCCAATACCGCCGGAATGGCGATCTTAGATACTATGAATTTAATCTCAAACGATATCCGAACCGTTTGCATGGGTCTCGCAGCGAGTTTCGGAGCATTGTTACTTCTTTCCGGGACAAAAGGAAAACGATACGCTTACCCGCATAGCCGGATCATGCTGCACCAACCTCACGTTCCCGGGCGATTCGAGGCACAAGCCACCGATATAGGTATTTTTGCGTCGATGGTGGAAAAGGAAAAAAAGGAAATCAATCGGATTATCGCGGAAGGAACCGGACAACCGTTAGAAATCATCGAACGAGATACCGATCGGGATTTTTGGCTTTCGGCGGAAGAAGCAGTAACCTACGGAGTGATCGACTCCATTTTTCAGGCTTGGAACTCATCGGAAGCAACGATGTAG
- a CDS encoding aminoglycoside phosphotransferase family protein, which yields MSQSIGEAELRFLAKDGKFPNKVESITPEASTRRYYRIFYPNETLILCKDTQFQHDFIDVGNFLHSHGFRVPEVYKTDIIHHLTLLSDEGDTDLSSIKDDGEYRDYLVKSIELLVKLQKLETEAPVSGREFDYEKLNYENQFTLSAFGRFSKFFGIKTELRPEVKIFIEEASSFLSDYKVKVFCHRDFHARNLMLNSEGQITMIDFQDARMGTPFYDLSSLLYDAYRPIPFAMRKGLFLLFLKFSETDYPRPKECFYLQSLQRSYKALGSYFMLVADKGQDKYRASIISCLDNLLEIVQVGLFPDQLFVFFHFLRKELLVNRSFLEKIDR from the coding sequence ATGAGTCAATCAATTGGAGAAGCCGAACTCCGATTTCTTGCCAAAGACGGCAAATTTCCGAATAAGGTCGAATCTATAACCCCCGAGGCTTCGACCCGCAGATACTACAGAATCTTTTATCCCAACGAGACTCTGATCCTTTGTAAGGACACGCAATTCCAGCACGATTTTATCGACGTTGGAAATTTTCTCCACTCTCACGGATTCCGAGTACCCGAAGTATATAAGACCGACATAATTCATCATTTAACTCTACTTTCCGACGAAGGCGATACGGATTTAAGCTCCATTAAAGACGACGGAGAATATCGCGATTATCTTGTTAAATCGATCGAGCTTCTCGTAAAACTCCAGAAGCTCGAAACGGAAGCCCCAGTATCTGGACGAGAATTCGATTACGAAAAATTGAATTATGAGAACCAGTTTACCCTTTCCGCGTTCGGTAGATTTTCGAAATTTTTCGGAATCAAAACGGAGTTGCGCCCGGAAGTAAAAATATTCATCGAGGAAGCCTCTTCCTTCTTATCCGATTATAAAGTGAAGGTATTCTGCCATCGTGACTTCCATGCTAGAAATCTAATGCTTAATTCTGAAGGCCAAATTACGATGATCGATTTTCAAGATGCGAGAATGGGAACTCCTTTTTATGATTTATCCAGTTTGCTTTATGATGCGTATAGACCGATCCCGTTCGCGATGAGAAAAGGGTTATTTTTACTTTTCCTGAAATTTTCGGAGACGGATTATCCCAGACCTAAAGAATGCTTTTACTTACAGAGTCTCCAAAGGTCTTATAAAGCCTTAGGCTCGTATTTCATGCTAGTTGCCGACAAAGGACAAGATAAGTATCGCGCAAGCATCATTTCTTGCTTGGATAATTTATTAGAAATAGTGCAAGTAGGATTATTTCCCGACCAACTGTTCGTTTTTTTCCACTTTCTCAGAAAAGAACTCTTAGTGAACCGCTCCTTCCTGGAAAAAATCGATCGATGA
- a CDS encoding glucose-6-phosphate isomerase, translating into MTFALELKDRFASEFIEASQRDALLRESGIALENLISGKGKGKEFLGWVNLPQTIRSESIEIISSEADRIRRQSDTVVLVGIGGSYLGARAVIDASEPYFPKSKIGSPEIVYAGHHLDGRYHAELLKYLETREFSINVISKSGTTTEPALAFRLLWDLAKKKYGDKAKERIIATTDSSKGALRKMSDTLGFTTFVIPDDIGGRYSVLTPVGLFPIAVAGIDILAFVNGFQEASNQLLARTNPEENLSCRYAVLRNCLYRSGRSTEVLSSFTPSLRTFTEWWKQLYGESEGKEGKGIFPAGVNLTTDLHSMGQYLQEGERRLFETFLHPLTVKEDVIVPADKDDLDGLNFLAMKPMSEVNRKAILGTLTAHSEGNVPCIELCFPDTSPENLGSLMYFFELACGISGTLLNVNPFDQPGVEAYKRNMFALLGKSGFEELRETLKSKGI; encoded by the coding sequence ATGACCTTTGCACTCGAATTAAAAGATCGGTTTGCCTCCGAATTCATAGAGGCAAGCCAAAGGGACGCCCTGCTGCGAGAGTCCGGCATCGCTTTAGAAAATTTAATCTCAGGAAAAGGAAAAGGGAAAGAATTTTTAGGCTGGGTAAATCTGCCTCAAACGATTCGATCGGAATCGATCGAGATAATTTCTTCCGAAGCGGACCGGATTCGAAGACAATCGGATACCGTTGTTTTAGTGGGAATAGGCGGTTCATATCTCGGAGCGCGGGCGGTTATCGACGCATCCGAACCCTATTTTCCGAAATCAAAGATAGGTTCTCCTGAAATTGTTTACGCAGGTCATCATCTAGACGGACGGTATCATGCCGAACTCTTAAAATATCTTGAAACGAGAGAGTTCTCGATCAACGTGATTTCTAAGTCCGGAACCACTACGGAGCCTGCACTAGCTTTCCGGCTTTTATGGGACTTGGCAAAAAAAAAATACGGGGATAAGGCAAAAGAAAGAATTATTGCAACGACCGATTCTTCAAAAGGCGCCTTACGAAAAATGTCGGATACCTTGGGATTTACTACCTTTGTCATTCCTGACGATATAGGTGGCAGATACTCGGTTTTAACTCCGGTGGGATTGTTTCCGATTGCAGTCGCGGGAATAGATATTCTTGCTTTTGTGAATGGATTTCAGGAAGCCTCGAATCAGTTACTTGCACGAACCAATCCCGAAGAAAATCTTTCCTGCAGATATGCAGTGTTAAGAAATTGTCTCTATCGATCCGGGAGAAGCACCGAAGTTCTGTCCAGTTTTACTCCTTCATTGAGAACTTTCACCGAATGGTGGAAACAGCTATACGGAGAGAGTGAAGGAAAAGAAGGGAAAGGAATTTTTCCCGCAGGAGTAAATCTTACTACCGATTTACATTCGATGGGTCAATATTTGCAGGAAGGCGAGCGTAGACTTTTTGAAACTTTCTTACATCCATTAACCGTTAAAGAAGACGTAATCGTACCTGCGGACAAGGATGACTTGGATGGCCTTAATTTTCTTGCGATGAAGCCGATGTCCGAAGTTAACCGCAAAGCGATACTAGGAACTTTAACCGCTCACTCCGAGGGAAACGTTCCTTGTATCGAATTATGTTTTCCGGATACAAGCCCGGAGAATCTAGGAAGTCTAATGTATTTCTTCGAATTAGCCTGCGGAATTTCCGGAACTTTGTTGAATGTAAATCCTTTTGATCAACCTGGAGTCGAAGCTTACAAACGAAATATGTTTGCTCTTCTAGGTAAATCGGGTTTTGAAGAGCTTCGGGAAACTCTAAAGAGCAAAGGCATTTAA
- a CDS encoding helix-hairpin-helix domain-containing protein has translation MDSEKNFILKEFRTLPGVGKAVAEDLWNLGIRSKQELSFKDPEILYEELCKLQGTRVDRCMLYVFRCAVYVSATELPDPEKMKWWSWKD, from the coding sequence GTGGATTCGGAAAAAAATTTCATACTCAAAGAGTTTCGCACTTTACCGGGCGTAGGCAAGGCAGTGGCGGAGGATTTGTGGAATCTCGGAATAAGAAGCAAGCAGGAGCTGTCCTTTAAGGATCCGGAAATTCTCTATGAAGAACTTTGTAAATTGCAAGGTACGCGAGTGGACCGATGCATGCTCTATGTATTCCGATGTGCCGTTTATGTTTCTGCTACAGAATTGCCCGACCCCGAGAAAATGAAATGGTGGAGTTGGAAGGATTAA
- a CDS encoding uracil-DNA glycosylase family protein, which yields MIAPKEFQKHIDTLLHCRLCPKMEGNPVHGCVPRSKILSLGQAPGIHEERFGRPFAYTAGKTLFKWFASIGVEEELYRSKVTMSAVCRCFPGKAKSGDRKPDASEIENCSRYLEFEVRFNRPELIIPIGKLAIDQMLEDKKYKLDGVIGKKFRRNFHGVELDWIPLPHPSGLNVWNHTVEGKILIGKALDLIRTHPIVKKELL from the coding sequence ATGATCGCTCCCAAAGAATTTCAGAAACATATAGATACGCTTCTCCATTGCAGACTTTGCCCCAAAATGGAAGGTAACCCGGTCCATGGATGTGTTCCTCGATCGAAAATTCTCAGTCTTGGACAAGCTCCGGGAATTCACGAAGAACGATTCGGAAGACCGTTTGCATACACGGCGGGAAAGACATTATTTAAATGGTTCGCCTCGATAGGTGTGGAAGAAGAACTCTATCGGTCCAAAGTAACGATGTCCGCAGTCTGCCGATGTTTTCCCGGAAAAGCAAAAAGCGGAGACCGTAAACCGGACGCATCGGAAATCGAAAATTGTTCGAGGTATCTGGAATTCGAAGTTCGTTTTAACCGGCCCGAGTTAATCATTCCGATCGGTAAATTGGCGATCGATCAAATGTTGGAAGATAAAAAATATAAATTGGACGGCGTGATCGGAAAGAAATTTCGCAGAAATTTTCATGGAGTGGAGTTGGATTGGATTCCCCTGCCTCACCCCTCCGGATTAAACGTTTGGAATCACACCGTGGAGGGAAAGATCCTGATCGGTAAAGCTCTAGATTTGATTCGTACGCATCCAATCGTAAAGAAAGAACTACTATAA
- a CDS encoding STAS domain-containing protein has protein sequence MAETPLNLDSQEFDHDAPELGVFLDPSNNPPGFPKEAVVIKITGEINLYSAQIMKEKFFHLLDRGFLYLLVNMENVKYIDSSGLGVFMATHSRLVKSGKGGIAVFAPSSQVNKILELTKLKSLIRVGSTSAEAWKLLSP, from the coding sequence ATGGCGGAAACCCCACTTAATTTAGATAGTCAGGAATTCGATCACGACGCCCCTGAATTGGGAGTATTTTTGGATCCGAGTAATAATCCGCCTGGCTTTCCCAAAGAGGCGGTCGTCATAAAGATAACCGGGGAAATAAACCTATATTCCGCCCAGATTATGAAGGAAAAATTCTTTCATCTACTCGATCGAGGATTTCTATACCTATTAGTAAATATGGAGAACGTAAAATACATAGACTCTTCCGGTCTAGGCGTATTTATGGCTACTCATTCGAGACTCGTGAAATCGGGAAAGGGAGGCATCGCGGTTTTTGCGCCTTCTTCGCAAGTGAATAAAATTCTGGAACTAACTAAACTCAAAAGCTTAATCCGAGTCGGTTCTACCTCTGCCGAAGCTTGGAAACTACTCTCTCCATAA